From a single Lactococcus carnosus genomic region:
- a CDS encoding single-stranded DNA-binding protein, whose product MMNKSLLIGRLTAAPELRKTATEKSVIRSTLAVNRQFKTAEGERGVDFLSIVIWGKSAELFVAYAQKGSLISIEGELRSRRYDDKSGVTHYVTEVLCHQFNLLESKAAVALRENNLTSLEDVMLASDDLPF is encoded by the coding sequence ATGATGAATAAAAGTTTATTGATTGGTCGATTAACTGCAGCGCCTGAACTGAGAAAAACAGCAACAGAAAAATCTGTCATCCGTAGCACACTTGCGGTAAATAGACAGTTTAAAACTGCTGAAGGCGAACGCGGTGTTGACTTCTTATCGATTGTGATATGGGGGAAATCAGCAGAGTTATTTGTAGCCTATGCCCAAAAAGGTAGCCTGATATCGATTGAAGGTGAGCTTCGTAGTAGACGTTATGATGATAAATCTGGTGTCACACATTATGTCACCGAAGTTTTATGTCACCAGTTTAATTTATTGGAGAGCAAGGCTGCAGTTGCTTTAAGAGAAAATAATCTCACGTCATTAGAAGATGTGATGTTAGCATCAGATGACCTACCCTTTTAA
- the rplU gene encoding 50S ribosomal protein L21, whose product MTYAIVKTGGKQVKVEVGQAIYVEKLDVEAGATVTFDEVVLVGGEKTVIGAPFVTGATVVAEVEKQGKQKKVVTFKYKPKKHSHRKQGHRQPYTKVIIKEINA is encoded by the coding sequence ATGACTTATGCAATCGTAAAAACTGGCGGGAAACAAGTTAAAGTTGAAGTTGGTCAAGCAATCTACGTTGAGAAATTGGACGTTGAAGCTGGCGCTACTGTGACTTTTGACGAAGTTGTACTTGTTGGTGGTGAAAAAACTGTGATTGGTGCACCATTCGTAACTGGTGCAACTGTTGTCGCAGAAGTTGAGAAACAAGGTAAACAAAAGAAAGTTGTTACTTTCAAATACAAACCTAAAAAACACTCACACCGTAAACAAGGTCACCGTCAACCGTATACAAAAGTGATCATCAAAGAAATCAACGCTTAA
- a CDS encoding thioredoxin family protein, translating into MIIPENLEVLAEFVKKGRNVFFFTADWCGDCSFIKPSMPEIEAAHPEYTFIEVDRDAYLDVAIEWGIMGIPSFVVIEDGKETGRLVNKLRKTKTEIDAFLTGVKTK; encoded by the coding sequence ATGATTATTCCTGAAAATTTAGAAGTTTTGGCAGAATTCGTTAAAAAAGGACGAAATGTATTCTTTTTTACAGCTGACTGGTGTGGCGATTGTTCCTTTATTAAACCATCAATGCCTGAAATCGAGGCAGCTCATCCAGAGTATACATTTATAGAAGTTGATCGTGATGCTTATCTAGATGTTGCCATCGAGTGGGGGATTATGGGGATACCTAGTTTTGTCGTGATTGAAGATGGTAAAGAGACAGGTCGTTTGGTCAACAAACTACGCAAAACAAAAACAGAAATTGATGCATTTTTAACAGGAGTAAAAACAAAATGA
- the ytpR gene encoding YtpR family tRNA-binding protein, with protein MIAIYNTHMNDVLMLIVGDNQGEKLAATRKNNVARVTRQDTGEVVAWNFFEATALFPVNGNGQVSLSDADVAHLNTEMKAAGFEEQLMNDQEPKFVVGEIVEMMAHPDSDHLNIAQVTIGHDQVVQIVAGAPNARVGMKTIVVLPGAMMPNGALIFAGQLRGVPSFGMMASPRELALPNAPQKRGIIELSPSEVPGTAFSPSQHWHK; from the coding sequence ATGATTGCGATTTATAACACGCATATGAACGACGTCTTGATGCTAATTGTTGGCGATAATCAAGGGGAAAAATTAGCAGCAACACGTAAAAATAATGTGGCGAGAGTAACACGTCAAGATACTGGCGAGGTTGTTGCCTGGAACTTTTTTGAAGCAACAGCTTTGTTTCCAGTAAATGGCAATGGTCAAGTTAGCTTATCAGATGCAGATGTTGCGCATCTCAATACTGAGATGAAGGCTGCCGGATTTGAAGAACAGCTCATGAATGATCAAGAGCCAAAATTTGTAGTTGGTGAGATCGTGGAGATGATGGCACATCCTGATTCTGATCATTTAAATATTGCTCAAGTTACGATTGGCCATGATCAAGTTGTACAAATCGTAGCAGGTGCACCCAACGCACGTGTTGGGATGAAAACAATCGTTGTCCTACCAGGTGCGATGATGCCAAATGGTGCATTGATTTTTGCAGGCCAGTTACGTGGTGTACCGAGCTTTGGTATGATGGCAAGTCCACGTGAGCTTGCCCTGCCTAATGCACCTCAAAAACGGGGAATCATTGAACTTTCACCAAGTGAAGTACCAGGTACAGCTTTTTCACCATCTCAACATTGGCATAAATAA
- the groES gene encoding co-chaperone GroES gives MLKPLGDRIVLRVKKEEEKSLGGIVLTTSAKEKPSTAEVVAVGEGKRTHHGAVVVPSVKVGDTVIFEKFAGSEIKDGLDELLIVRESDILAIVE, from the coding sequence ATGTTAAAACCATTAGGAGATCGTATTGTTTTACGTGTTAAAAAAGAAGAAGAAAAATCTTTAGGTGGCATTGTTTTAACAACCAGTGCTAAAGAAAAACCATCAACTGCTGAAGTTGTTGCAGTTGGAGAAGGTAAGCGGACACATCACGGTGCAGTAGTTGTACCTAGTGTGAAGGTTGGTGATACTGTGATTTTTGAGAAATTCGCAGGAAGTGAAATCAAAGATGGTCTAGATGAGTTGCTAATTGTGCGTGAGAGCGATATATTAGCGATTGTTGAATAA
- a CDS encoding ribosomal-processing cysteine protease Prp gives MINIKFTRKNDSITRFVITGHAFDGKIAHDIVCAGVSSLAITTVNSLETLAHFRPLVEVDEVEGGFLDCEILSDLSDKQAEIAQILLQNLENGVKAIADEAAYRNFISVT, from the coding sequence ATGATTAACATCAAGTTTACTCGGAAAAATGATAGTATTACACGGTTCGTTATTACAGGACATGCCTTTGATGGTAAGATCGCCCACGACATTGTTTGTGCTGGTGTATCAAGTCTTGCAATAACAACAGTGAATTCCCTTGAAACCCTTGCCCATTTTCGTCCTTTGGTTGAAGTGGACGAAGTTGAAGGTGGCTTTCTCGACTGTGAAATCTTATCAGACTTATCCGACAAACAAGCTGAAATTGCTCAGATATTACTGCAAAATCTTGAGAATGGTGTTAAAGCCATTGCAGATGAAGCAGCCTATCGCAATTTCATTAGTGTTACTTAA
- the groL gene encoding chaperonin GroEL (60 kDa chaperone family; promotes refolding of misfolded polypeptides especially under stressful conditions; forms two stacked rings of heptamers to form a barrel-shaped 14mer; ends can be capped by GroES; misfolded proteins enter the barrel where they are refolded when GroES binds), which translates to MSKEIKFSSDARAAMVRGVDILADTVKVTLGPKGRNVVLEKSFGSPLITNDGVTIAKEIELEDHFENMGAKLVSEVASKTNDIAGDGTTTATVLTQAIVREGLKNVTAGANPIGIRRGIEKSVATAVEALKAIAIPVSGKEAIAQVAAVSSRSEKVGEYISEAMEKVGNDGVITIEESKGMETELEVVEGMQFDRGYLSQYMVTDNEKMVADLDNPYILITDKKISNIQDVLPLLEQILQQSRPLLIIADDVDGEALPTLVLNKIRGTFNVVAVKAPGFGDRRKAMLEDIAILTGGTVITEDLGLELKDATVASLGQASKVTVDKDTTTIVEGVGNKDDIANRTAVIKSQIEQTTSDFDREKLQERLAKLSGGVAVIKVGAATETELKEMKLRIEDALNATRAAVEEGIVAGGGTAFVNVIAKVSEIDLSGDELTGRNIVLRALEEPVRQIAKNAGYEGSVVIDKLKHSEMGVGFNAATGEWVNMIETGIIDPVKVSRSALQNAASVASLILTTEAVVANKPEPEAPAGMPGGMDPSMMGGMM; encoded by the coding sequence ATGTCAAAAGAGATTAAGTTTTCATCAGATGCGCGTGCAGCGATGGTACGTGGTGTTGATATATTAGCAGATACAGTAAAAGTAACCCTTGGACCAAAAGGACGTAATGTTGTATTAGAAAAGTCGTTTGGCTCACCCTTAATCACAAATGATGGGGTTACGATTGCAAAAGAGATCGAGTTAGAAGATCATTTTGAAAACATGGGTGCAAAGCTAGTCAGTGAAGTTGCCTCAAAAACAAATGATATCGCAGGAGATGGTACTACGACAGCTACGGTATTGACACAGGCCATCGTTCGTGAAGGTTTGAAAAATGTCACTGCTGGTGCCAATCCTATCGGTATTCGTCGTGGGATAGAGAAGTCAGTCGCAACTGCTGTTGAAGCTTTGAAAGCAATCGCTATTCCTGTTTCAGGTAAAGAAGCGATCGCGCAAGTTGCAGCTGTATCTTCACGTTCTGAAAAAGTTGGTGAGTATATTTCAGAAGCGATGGAAAAAGTTGGTAACGACGGTGTCATCACGATTGAAGAATCAAAAGGGATGGAAACTGAGCTAGAAGTTGTTGAAGGGATGCAGTTTGACCGTGGTTATCTATCACAATATATGGTAACAGATAATGAAAAAATGGTTGCAGATCTTGATAATCCCTATATTTTAATCACAGATAAGAAGATCTCAAACATCCAAGATGTTTTGCCGCTATTAGAACAGATTTTACAACAAAGTCGTCCGCTTTTGATCATCGCTGACGATGTGGATGGTGAAGCGTTACCGACACTTGTTTTGAATAAAATTCGTGGGACTTTTAATGTTGTTGCTGTAAAAGCACCAGGCTTCGGTGATCGTCGTAAAGCGATGCTGGAAGATATTGCGATTTTAACAGGTGGTACAGTCATTACTGAAGACCTAGGTCTTGAGTTGAAAGATGCGACTGTGGCATCTCTTGGCCAGGCGAGTAAGGTAACCGTTGACAAAGATACAACGACGATTGTTGAAGGTGTTGGTAACAAAGATGATATTGCTAATCGGACTGCAGTCATCAAGTCACAGATCGAACAAACAACATCTGATTTTGATCGTGAAAAATTACAAGAACGTCTAGCTAAGCTTTCAGGTGGCGTTGCTGTTATTAAGGTTGGTGCCGCGACTGAGACTGAACTCAAAGAGATGAAGCTTCGTATCGAAGATGCGCTTAACGCAACACGAGCAGCAGTCGAAGAAGGTATCGTAGCAGGTGGCGGGACAGCCTTCGTAAACGTTATCGCTAAAGTATCTGAAATTGACTTGAGTGGTGATGAGCTGACAGGACGTAATATCGTCTTACGTGCACTTGAAGAGCCAGTTCGTCAGATTGCTAAAAACGCAGGCTATGAAGGCTCTGTCGTGATTGATAAGCTCAAACACTCAGAGATGGGTGTCGGCTTTAATGCAGCAACAGGTGAATGGGTTAATATGATTGAAACAGGGATTATTGATCCTGTCAAAGTATCACGTTCTGCCCTACAAAATGCAGCATCAGTTGCTAGTTTGATTTTAACAACTGAAGCAGTTGTTGCAAACAAACCAGAACCAGAAGCGCCTGCTGGTATGCCTGGTGGCATGGATCCATCTATGATGGGTGGCATGATGTAA
- a CDS encoding adenylosuccinate synthase, with product MSSVVVVGTQWGDEGKGKITDFLSENAEVIARYQGGDNAGHTIVIEDTKYKLHLIPSGIFYPEKISVIGNGVVINPKSLVKELAYLHDAGITTENLRISDRAHVILPYHIKLDQLQEDAKGDKKIGTTIKGIGPAYMDKAARVGIRIADLLDKNIFEERLRNNLEQKNREFVKMYESDAINFDDVFEEYYEYGQQIKKYVTDTSVILNDALDSGKRVLFEGAQGVMLDIDQGTYPYVTSSNPVAGGVTIGSGVGPSKITTVVGVCKAYTSRVGDGPFPTELNDEIGHTIREVGHEYGTTTGRPRRVGWFDSVVMRHSRRVSGLTNLSLNSIDVLSGLDEVKICVAYDLDGERIDYYPASLETLQRCKPIYETLPGWSEDITGVRHLDDLPETAKNYVRRVSELVGVKISTFSVGPGREQTNILESVWGIL from the coding sequence ATGTCATCAGTAGTAGTTGTTGGTACCCAATGGGGCGATGAAGGTAAGGGAAAAATCACAGATTTTCTCAGTGAAAATGCGGAAGTTATCGCACGTTACCAAGGTGGAGATAATGCAGGTCATACTATTGTTATCGAGGATACTAAATACAAATTACATTTGATTCCATCAGGTATTTTTTACCCTGAAAAAATTTCTGTTATCGGTAATGGTGTTGTGATCAACCCGAAATCGCTAGTTAAAGAATTAGCTTACTTGCATGATGCGGGCATTACGACAGAAAACCTACGTATTTCTGACCGTGCGCATGTTATCCTACCTTACCATATCAAACTTGATCAGTTGCAAGAAGATGCTAAAGGTGATAAAAAAATCGGTACAACGATTAAAGGCATTGGCCCAGCTTATATGGATAAAGCGGCGCGTGTTGGGATTCGGATTGCTGATTTACTGGATAAAAATATTTTCGAAGAGCGTTTGAGAAATAACCTTGAACAAAAAAATCGCGAATTCGTTAAAATGTATGAATCAGATGCGATTAATTTTGATGATGTATTTGAAGAATATTATGAATATGGTCAACAAATCAAAAAATATGTAACAGATACATCAGTTATATTGAATGATGCTTTAGACTCAGGCAAACGTGTACTCTTTGAAGGAGCTCAAGGGGTCATGTTGGATATTGACCAAGGGACATATCCATATGTTACATCGTCTAACCCTGTAGCTGGTGGTGTAACCATCGGTTCGGGTGTTGGTCCCTCTAAAATCACGACAGTTGTGGGTGTCTGTAAAGCTTATACATCACGTGTTGGTGATGGCCCATTCCCTACAGAACTAAATGATGAAATCGGTCACACGATTCGTGAGGTTGGTCATGAGTATGGGACGACAACAGGTCGTCCGCGTCGTGTTGGTTGGTTTGACTCTGTTGTCATGCGTCATTCACGTCGTGTATCTGGTTTGACAAATCTGTCATTGAACTCAATCGATGTTTTGTCTGGTCTTGATGAAGTTAAAATTTGTGTGGCCTATGACTTAGATGGCGAGCGCATCGATTACTACCCAGCAAGTCTTGAGACTTTACAACGTTGTAAACCAATCTACGAAACGTTACCAGGTTGGTCAGAAGATATCACAGGTGTTCGTCATTTGGATGACCTACCTGAGACAGCTAAAAATTATGTTCGTCGTGTTTCAGAACTTGTCGGCGTAAAAATTTCAACATTTTCTGTTGGTCCTGGTCGTGAACAAACCAACATCTTGGAAAGTGTTTGGGGCATTTTATAA
- the rpmA gene encoding 50S ribosomal protein L27 has translation MLKMNLSLFAHKKGGGSTSNGRDSQSKRLGSKAADGQTVSGGSILYRQRGTKIHPGENVGRGGDDTLFAKIEGVVKFERFGRDRKKVSVYPVAKKA, from the coding sequence ATGTTGAAAATGAATCTATCGTTGTTCGCCCACAAAAAAGGTGGTGGTTCAACTTCCAATGGTCGTGATTCACAATCTAAACGTCTTGGCTCAAAAGCTGCTGACGGACAAACTGTGTCTGGCGGATCAATTCTTTATCGTCAACGCGGTACTAAAATTCACCCAGGTGAAAACGTTGGCCGTGGTGGAGATGATACACTTTTCGCTAAAATCGAAGGCGTTGTAAAATTTGAACGTTTCGGTCGCGACAGAAAAAAAGTTTCTGTTTATCCAGTAGCTAAAAAAGCTTAA
- a CDS encoding CHAP domain-containing protein: MDCKRNKLGLAKLLLCMGMLVAYLSSATLPSQLVSAATIKTPASIQAWLDSVKNKTVKSSGGFGGECVDLARLYSQSVLGNDIGRATISGGAKDYATQAVPSGYIRINYSPGFKAKVGDIAIWEKDGGGYGHMAVVYAVNGNDMIIYEQNYAGKRYVIPHTVRNYDRIYAGTGGKLSAVLRPTNLAVNQINKPMQGANLDGLSLNGNLLTTTGWYWPGKSYTYQYVFVMNAKTGSEIARIKSDVLLRNDIKLKLNNQLNADASGFGVQLRVPIDSQVYIMIRRTNDSLGGTNGGYADHRFTNQLVSTSKNKANLEQLTRVKNMISTKGWFWPRTNYQYQYVFIMDKTTNREISRQLVNISNRPDVQNYLGNLTGAARTGFSVTMQVPTTKPSYIMIRRTNDRAGNTLGGAEDISFSNQVIPSR, translated from the coding sequence ATGGATTGTAAACGTAACAAATTAGGCTTAGCTAAACTACTACTTTGCATGGGAATGCTAGTTGCTTATCTTAGCAGTGCGACCTTACCTAGCCAATTAGTAAGTGCTGCTACTATTAAAACACCAGCTAGTATTCAAGCATGGTTAGACTCTGTAAAGAACAAGACTGTTAAGTCTAGTGGGGGATTTGGTGGAGAGTGTGTCGATTTAGCGCGCTTATATTCTCAAAGTGTGTTAGGTAATGATATAGGTAGAGCGACAATTAGTGGTGGTGCTAAAGATTATGCAACACAAGCAGTACCAAGTGGGTATATCAGGATCAACTATAGCCCAGGATTTAAGGCCAAGGTAGGTGATATTGCGATATGGGAAAAAGATGGTGGCGGCTATGGGCATATGGCAGTTGTGTATGCAGTTAACGGGAATGATATGATCATATATGAGCAAAATTATGCTGGGAAACGTTATGTTATCCCTCATACAGTACGTAATTATGATCGTATTTACGCTGGAACAGGTGGTAAGTTATCAGCTGTTTTACGGCCGACCAATTTAGCAGTAAATCAGATTAATAAGCCAATGCAGGGTGCTAATTTAGATGGTCTATCTTTAAATGGAAATCTATTAACGACAACTGGATGGTATTGGCCAGGAAAATCCTACACTTATCAATATGTGTTCGTGATGAATGCCAAAACAGGTAGCGAGATAGCAAGAATCAAATCAGATGTTTTGCTAAGAAATGATATCAAACTAAAGTTAAATAATCAATTAAATGCGGATGCATCTGGCTTCGGGGTACAACTTCGTGTCCCCATAGATAGCCAAGTTTATATCATGATTCGGCGTACAAATGATAGTTTAGGGGGGACAAACGGTGGGTATGCGGATCACAGGTTTACAAATCAGCTAGTATCTACTAGTAAAAATAAAGCCAATCTAGAGCAGTTAACGAGAGTGAAAAATATGATTTCAACTAAAGGTTGGTTTTGGCCAAGGACAAATTATCAATATCAGTACGTATTTATAATGGATAAAACGACCAATAGGGAAATATCAAGACAGCTAGTTAACATTAGCAATCGACCAGATGTTCAAAATTATTTAGGCAATTTAACAGGAGCAGCGAGAACTGGATTTAGTGTGACGATGCAAGTGCCTACAACTAAACCTAGTTATATTATGATAAGACGAACGAATGATAGGGCTGGTAATACATTAGGTGGTGCTGAAGATATAAGCTTTAGCAATCAGGTCATACCATCACGTTAA
- a CDS encoding M1 family metallopeptidase, which yields MQAFKHLYNDFKPENYHIFLDVNRETKQFSGDVTVTGEALTRDLAFHQKDLAITSVLVDGQAVDFTLDEVSETVAFAIAKTGKVAVAFSYSADLTDNMTGIYPSYYEVDGVKKQLVGTQFETHFARQAFPSIDEPAAKATFDLSVKFDEKDGESIVSNMPKVSNEAGIHTFDTTVKMSSYLLAFVFGDMQSKLGQTKTGTQVGVFSTRAHKAAALDFPLDIAIRVIEFYEDYFKVAYPLPHSWHIGLPDFSAGAMENWGAITYREVALLADPDNSTLESRQYVALVIAHELAHQWFGDLVTMEWWDDLWLNESFANMMEYVAIDAIEPDWHIWEQFSLAEAPMALNRDAIDGVQSVHVAVNHPDEINTLFDGAIVYAKGARLMVMLRKWLGDKDFSAGLQAYFETHQYGNTVGSDLWAALSTASGRDVSAFMTSWVDQPGYPVLSVTVDGDELVLSQHQFFTGQGVDESRLWHIPLNTNWTGLPDVLSEKEVRIPDFAKLSAENGDQPLRFNAENAAHYLVNYSDDLNEKVVSSIQTYDAITKVQLIQSALKLAEGGLADYAALVALLAEFDNETANPVNAAVSQALKALEIFIDEDSASEADFKQFVGQLFDAQYKRLGWDKVAGESFNDEQLRALPISWEVYAGNADAVANSTAIFAKHASDIHSISADIRQIVLKNQIVEHETAELVKQYFDAYANTTDQTFQRELNVAVSSTKNTATVAEIIAQYTNTDLVKPQDLRFWFSSLIRRDFSQDAAFAWLVKNWDWVQEKLGGDMASGDFIKVIGNSFDTEAKLTAFISFTDRFKDEPAFKRIVEMAKTQITSKIDLLASQKEKVQAALAKVV from the coding sequence ATGCAAGCATTTAAACACTTATATAACGATTTTAAACCAGAAAATTATCACATTTTTCTGGATGTTAACCGTGAGACGAAACAGTTTTCAGGTGACGTGACAGTTACAGGTGAAGCACTAACACGTGATTTAGCTTTTCACCAAAAAGACTTAGCCATTACCTCTGTTTTAGTGGACGGTCAAGCAGTCGATTTCACTTTAGATGAGGTGTCTGAGACAGTTGCGTTCGCGATTGCTAAAACAGGTAAGGTAGCAGTTGCTTTTAGTTACTCAGCTGACTTAACAGATAACATGACAGGTATCTACCCGTCATACTATGAAGTAGACGGCGTTAAAAAACAATTGGTTGGTACACAGTTTGAAACACATTTTGCCCGTCAAGCTTTCCCATCTATCGATGAGCCAGCTGCCAAAGCAACGTTTGATTTATCAGTTAAGTTTGATGAAAAAGATGGCGAATCGATTGTGTCAAATATGCCAAAAGTATCAAATGAAGCTGGTATCCACACATTTGACACAACTGTGAAAATGTCATCTTATCTACTTGCCTTTGTTTTTGGTGATATGCAATCAAAACTTGGTCAAACAAAGACTGGCACACAAGTTGGCGTATTTTCAACACGAGCGCATAAAGCAGCGGCCTTAGATTTCCCACTTGATATTGCCATTCGCGTGATTGAATTCTATGAAGATTACTTCAAGGTTGCCTATCCATTGCCACATTCTTGGCATATTGGTCTACCAGACTTCTCGGCAGGTGCTATGGAAAACTGGGGGGCGATCACTTATCGTGAGGTTGCTTTGTTAGCTGATCCTGATAACTCAACACTCGAGAGTCGTCAATACGTTGCCTTAGTTATTGCACATGAGCTTGCTCACCAATGGTTTGGAGATCTCGTTACTATGGAGTGGTGGGATGACCTATGGTTGAATGAGTCATTTGCTAACATGATGGAGTACGTTGCGATTGATGCGATTGAACCTGACTGGCACATTTGGGAGCAATTCTCTCTTGCAGAAGCCCCAATGGCACTTAACCGTGATGCCATCGATGGCGTACAAAGTGTCCATGTTGCAGTCAATCATCCTGATGAAATCAATACCTTATTTGACGGTGCTATTGTTTATGCAAAAGGCGCGCGTCTGATGGTGATGCTCCGCAAATGGTTGGGAGATAAAGATTTCTCAGCAGGCCTTCAAGCCTACTTTGAAACGCACCAATATGGCAATACAGTCGGCTCTGATTTGTGGGCAGCTTTGTCAACTGCATCAGGTCGTGATGTTTCAGCCTTTATGACATCCTGGGTTGACCAACCTGGCTATCCAGTGTTATCAGTCACTGTGGATGGAGATGAGCTTGTTCTGAGCCAACACCAATTTTTCACTGGACAAGGTGTCGATGAAAGTCGCTTGTGGCATATCCCGCTAAACACAAACTGGACTGGCCTACCTGATGTCTTATCAGAAAAAGAAGTGCGTATCCCTGATTTTGCTAAGTTATCAGCTGAAAATGGGGATCAACCCTTAAGATTCAATGCTGAAAATGCGGCACATTATCTGGTCAACTATTCAGATGACCTAAATGAAAAAGTTGTGTCTAGCATCCAAACATATGATGCCATTACAAAAGTGCAACTGATCCAATCAGCCTTGAAGCTCGCTGAAGGTGGTCTAGCAGACTATGCAGCCTTGGTTGCGCTATTAGCTGAGTTTGATAATGAAACAGCTAACCCAGTCAATGCAGCAGTCTCACAAGCTTTGAAAGCACTTGAAATCTTCATCGATGAAGATTCAGCATCTGAAGCAGATTTCAAACAATTTGTTGGCCAGTTATTTGATGCCCAATACAAACGCCTAGGATGGGATAAAGTTGCTGGAGAGTCATTTAATGATGAACAGTTGCGTGCCTTACCAATTTCATGGGAAGTGTATGCTGGCAATGCAGATGCAGTCGCAAATTCAACAGCTATTTTTGCGAAACATGCATCCGATATTCACAGCATTTCAGCTGACATCAGACAAATTGTCTTGAAAAATCAAATTGTTGAACATGAGACGGCTGAGTTAGTTAAGCAGTATTTTGATGCTTATGCCAATACAACAGATCAGACTTTCCAACGTGAGCTAAACGTTGCCGTATCTAGTACGAAAAATACAGCAACAGTTGCTGAAATTATCGCGCAATATACCAATACTGACCTGGTTAAACCACAAGATTTACGTTTCTGGTTCTCATCACTCATCCGTCGCGACTTTTCTCAAGATGCTGCTTTTGCGTGGCTTGTTAAAAACTGGGATTGGGTACAAGAAAAATTAGGTGGTGACATGGCATCAGGTGATTTCATCAAAGTTATCGGCAACAGTTTTGATACTGAGGCTAAGCTTACAGCTTTCATCAGTTTCACAGACCGCTTTAAAGATGAACCGGCCTTTAAACGCATTGTTGAGATGGCGAAAACACAGATTACAAGCAAGATTGACCTTTTAGCATCACAGAAAGAAAAAGTACAAGCAGCACTTGCTAAAGTAGTCTAA